A genomic segment from Diospyros lotus cultivar Yz01 chromosome 5, ASM1463336v1, whole genome shotgun sequence encodes:
- the LOC127802332 gene encoding protein SOB FIVE-LIKE 5-like: protein MNYNGVLGSSADASQCSSVRDCESGWTLYLDDHQALISSSRNDIIIDNNNRFQFVYTSTEEEDLSMVSDASSGPPIIPFDNNNIVSDHHHHHHHHEGCFCHLLDDEADATFPIAKKIEKKKNDCRSGKLPEHRSSSLDDTAASSPPVVSFPTQKNLTLTKTQECSSMENISANTLPGR, encoded by the exons ATGAATTATAATGGTGTGTTGGGCAGTAGTGCTGATGCTTCACAGTGCTCCAGTGTCCGTGATTGTGAATCTGGGTGGACTCTTTACTTGGATGATCATCAGGCTTTGATCTCTTCTTCCAGAAACgatattattattgataataataatcGTTTCCAGTTCGTTTACACAAGTACTGAAGAAGAGGACCTGTCTATGGTCTCTGATGCATCTTCAGGGCCCCCAATTATCCCCtttgacaataataatattgtttctgatcatcatcatcatcatcatcatcatgaagGCTGTTTCTGCCATTTACTTGATGATGAGGCTGATGCCACATTCCCTATTGCCAAGAAGatcgagaagaagaagaacgacTGTAGAAGTGGGAAGCTTCCAGAACATCGTTCATCTTCCCTTGATGACACGGCGGCCAGCTCTCCTCCTGTCGTCAGCTTCCCAACCCAG AAGAACTTGACACTCACCAAGACTCAGGAGTGTTCTTCCATGGAGAATATCTCTGCAAACACGCTTCCAG GGCGGTAG